The Pyrococcus horikoshii OT3 genome includes a window with the following:
- a CDS encoding asparagine synthetase A — translation MSVIKIISRDIYKVIDIQTRILDYMTKYFLGKGFKWLLPVMLSPITDPLWPDPAEEGVKPLEVEVYGKKMRLTHSMILHKQLAIAMGLKKIFVLSPNIRIETRERDDGKHAYEFTQFDFEVEGAKMKDIISLVEELMHGLFRKAEEWTGRDFPKARHFKVYEYKDILDEFGSDEKASQVMEEPFWVINIPREFYDREEDGVWRNYDLILPYGYGEVLSGGEREWEYQKIIEKIRASGLSEESFKPYLEIARAGKLKPSAGAGIGVERLVRFIVSAHHVSEVQLFPRIPGIPAMI, via the coding sequence ATGAGTGTTATTAAAATAATATCTAGGGATATATATAAAGTAATTGACATTCAGACAAGAATATTGGACTATATGACAAAGTACTTTCTAGGGAAAGGTTTCAAGTGGTTGCTCCCAGTAATGCTAAGTCCCATAACTGATCCTTTATGGCCAGATCCAGCAGAGGAGGGGGTAAAGCCACTAGAGGTAGAGGTATACGGGAAAAAGATGAGGCTTACACATAGCATGATCCTCCACAAGCAGCTTGCAATAGCGATGGGACTTAAGAAAATCTTTGTTCTTTCTCCAAACATAAGGATAGAGACTCGTGAAAGAGATGACGGAAAGCACGCTTACGAATTTACTCAATTCGACTTTGAGGTTGAAGGGGCCAAGATGAAGGACATAATATCCCTAGTTGAGGAGTTGATGCATGGATTGTTTAGGAAAGCGGAAGAGTGGACTGGGCGAGACTTTCCAAAAGCTAGGCATTTCAAAGTGTATGAGTATAAGGATATCTTGGATGAATTTGGAAGTGATGAGAAGGCGAGTCAAGTAATGGAGGAACCGTTTTGGGTAATCAACATTCCTAGGGAATTCTATGACAGGGAGGAGGATGGAGTTTGGAGAAACTATGACTTAATTCTCCCTTATGGATATGGAGAAGTTCTAAGTGGTGGAGAACGTGAGTGGGAGTACCAGAAGATAATCGAGAAGATAAGGGCTTCAGGCTTAAGCGAAGAATCCTTCAAACCTTACTTAGAAATAGCAAGGGCCGGCAAGTTAAAACCAAGTGCTGGGGCCGGAATCGGAGTGGAGAGACTTGTTAGATTTATTGTAAGTGCTCATCACGTTTCAGAAGTACAACTCTTTCCAAGGATTCCGGGAATTCCGGCGATGATATGA
- a CDS encoding phosphoribosyltransferase yields the protein MKAFPAYLASWEDIEEWAKTGAWKVLESGWMPDVIVGLARGGWIAARLYCDYLGVKDLVSVKVEHWGITATPDGRARLKYGTQYDFEGKKVLIVDDITDTGESMSLAYEYMKSRNPAEIKTATLLNIKGSKFIPDYYAKDIDWVWVVFPWNFVEDMINLTSNLFEEKEKLTIEEIVSLFKELHGIEVPKEKLEEALRIAEKRNIFKFENGFWMKV from the coding sequence ATGAAGGCGTTTCCAGCTTACCTTGCCTCCTGGGAAGATATCGAAGAATGGGCAAAGACAGGAGCATGGAAAGTACTAGAAAGTGGATGGATGCCAGATGTTATAGTCGGACTTGCTAGAGGTGGGTGGATAGCTGCTAGGCTTTACTGTGACTACTTAGGAGTTAAAGACTTAGTAAGCGTGAAAGTCGAACATTGGGGAATTACAGCAACACCTGATGGGAGAGCTAGGCTTAAGTATGGAACCCAGTATGATTTCGAAGGTAAGAAGGTCCTCATAGTTGATGACATAACTGATACTGGAGAAAGTATGAGCTTAGCTTATGAATACATGAAATCAAGAAATCCTGCGGAGATAAAAACAGCTACTCTACTAAACATTAAGGGATCGAAGTTCATTCCCGATTACTATGCAAAAGATATCGACTGGGTATGGGTAGTATTCCCTTGGAACTTCGTGGAAGATATGATAAACTTAACGAGCAATCTCTTCGAGGAAAAGGAGAAATTAACGATTGAAGAAATAGTATCTCTATTTAAGGAGTTGCATGGAATTGAAGTTCCTAAAGAAAAACTTGAAGAAGCCCTAAGAATTGCTGAAAAGAGGAACATTTTTAAGTTTGAAAATGGCTTTTGGATGAAGGTGTGA
- a CDS encoding HVO_0476 family zinc finger protein, with product MEEYYICPQCGSEDVEVIKERGREITLKCNECGYVWIITLPKVVRVPIIVSKHERSFKKFAELPKGETIKVGDIIELEDDEVRILSIELPGGKRVKKAKVEEIQTLWGESLTYPKVFGVSIYLPGGITQSFKVVVDRDEEFVVGEVIEVGGYTFKVEMIKTDKKLMRSGKAKADKIVRLMGHAVRGRARRKLKVYEGYEALESEKF from the coding sequence ATGGAGGAGTATTACATTTGCCCCCAGTGTGGGAGTGAGGATGTTGAAGTAATAAAGGAGAGAGGGAGGGAAATAACCCTAAAGTGTAACGAGTGCGGTTACGTTTGGATTATTACTCTCCCAAAGGTAGTAAGAGTTCCGATCATAGTTAGCAAGCATGAGAGGAGCTTTAAAAAATTTGCCGAGCTACCTAAGGGGGAAACAATTAAAGTGGGTGACATAATAGAGCTTGAAGATGATGAGGTTAGGATCCTTAGCATAGAGCTTCCTGGAGGAAAGAGAGTTAAAAAGGCAAAGGTTGAAGAGATACAAACCCTTTGGGGTGAAAGCCTAACATATCCCAAGGTTTTCGGAGTTTCCATATACCTTCCTGGTGGTATAACTCAGTCATTCAAGGTTGTGGTAGATAGGGATGAGGAATTTGTCGTTGGCGAGGTCATCGAGGTCGGAGGTTATACTTTCAAAGTCGAGATGATAAAGACGGATAAAAAGCTCATGAGAAGTGGAAAAGCTAAGGCCGATAAAATAGTTAGGCTTATGGGACATGCTGTAAGAGGGAGGGCCAGAAGAAAACTTAAGGTGTATGAGGGGTATGAAGCTCTTGAATCTGAAAAGTTTTAA
- the meaB gene encoding methylmalonyl Co-A mutase-associated GTPase MeaB: MQPIDELIERLKKGDRRAVAKLITLVENDESKAKVIIKKIYPLTGNAHIVGITGPPGAGKSTLLDKLIKEARREGLIVGVIAVDPTSPFTGGALLGDRIRMQRHSTDPGVFIRSMATRGSLGGLSKATNDAIKILDAYGCDVIFVETVGVGQIEVDIVKTADTVVLVTIPGLGDDVQTIKAGLMEIADIFVVNKADREGADITYFELTLALDLEKEKWEKIGWKPPIIETVGTTGKGVKELWEKIKEHKKFLEESGKLAEKRRTRIEEEVKTIIAGIVAKKVEASLSEFEDIISMVLNKDLDPYSAADLVLEKIVGR; this comes from the coding sequence ATGCAACCTATAGATGAACTTATAGAAAGGCTAAAAAAAGGGGATAGAAGGGCCGTTGCTAAGTTAATAACTCTCGTAGAAAATGATGAAAGCAAGGCAAAAGTTATTATAAAGAAAATCTATCCCTTAACGGGGAACGCTCATATTGTGGGAATTACAGGACCTCCAGGAGCAGGAAAGTCAACTTTGCTAGATAAGCTGATTAAAGAAGCGAGAAGAGAGGGATTAATCGTTGGAGTAATAGCCGTAGACCCAACATCACCTTTTACAGGAGGGGCATTGCTCGGAGATAGGATTAGAATGCAAAGACACTCAACAGATCCTGGAGTATTCATAAGGAGCATGGCCACAAGGGGATCTTTAGGAGGGTTATCCAAAGCCACAAATGATGCAATAAAAATTCTAGATGCTTATGGGTGTGACGTTATATTTGTTGAAACTGTGGGAGTCGGGCAAATAGAGGTAGATATCGTCAAAACGGCCGATACCGTTGTATTGGTAACAATCCCAGGGTTAGGAGATGACGTTCAAACTATAAAAGCTGGGCTAATGGAGATCGCTGATATCTTCGTTGTAAATAAGGCCGATAGAGAAGGGGCCGATATAACTTATTTTGAGCTAACACTAGCATTGGATCTAGAAAAGGAAAAATGGGAAAAAATTGGTTGGAAACCACCAATTATTGAAACCGTTGGGACTACCGGAAAAGGAGTTAAAGAACTTTGGGAAAAGATAAAGGAACATAAAAAATTCCTAGAGGAGAGTGGGAAGTTAGCTGAAAAGAGAAGGACTAGAATTGAAGAGGAAGTCAAAACTATAATAGCTGGAATCGTTGCTAAGAAAGTTGAAGCTTCACTTAGCGAGTTTGAAGATATAATATCCATGGTTTTAAATAAGGATTTAGATCCATACTCTGCAGCTGACCTCGTCTTAGAAAAGATCGTCGGGAGGTGA
- the mce gene encoding methylmalonyl-CoA epimerase, which produces MFKRIDHVGIAVKNLEEAIKIWEGLGFKVEEIEEVPDQKVKVAVIKVGENRIELLEATTEDSPIAKFIEKRGEGIHHLAIRVENIESKLEELKQKGYKLIDEKPRVGAGGAKIAFIHPKSVTGVLLELCERKE; this is translated from the coding sequence ATGTTTAAGAGGATAGACCATGTTGGAATTGCCGTTAAGAACTTGGAAGAAGCTATTAAAATCTGGGAAGGGCTTGGATTTAAGGTTGAAGAGATTGAAGAAGTCCCAGATCAAAAAGTTAAGGTAGCAGTCATAAAGGTTGGGGAAAACAGAATTGAGTTGCTGGAGGCCACAACTGAAGACTCCCCAATAGCAAAGTTCATCGAGAAAAGAGGAGAAGGGATACACCACCTGGCAATTAGGGTAGAAAACATCGAAAGTAAACTGGAGGAGCTGAAACAAAAAGGTTACAAACTTATCGATGAAAAACCAAGAGTTGGGGCAGGAGGAGCAAAAATAGCATTTATCCATCCAAAGAGTGTAACGGGAGTGCTCCTGGAGCTATGTGAAAGGAAAGAGTAA
- a CDS encoding M20 family metallo-hydrolase — protein MEVLDKVAREIDSLRDEMVSTLIELIKIPAISPDFGGTGEYDKAEKLLEILRSLPFDKVETFNAPDPRAKNGVRPNIVAYYYGESDERLWILSHLDVVPPGEGWTVTEPFKPIVKDGKVYGRGSEDNGQAIVSSLYAVKALMDLGIRPKRTVVLAFVSDEETGSKYGIEWLIKNHPELFKKDDLVLVPDGGNSEGTFIEVAEKSILWMKIKVKGKQAHASMPHKGINAHRIASELLVSLDKFLHEKYSKRDQLYDPPESTFEPTMVNNPAGSPNVIPGEHEFVFDCRVLPDYSLDEIIGDVRKICTEITEKYKASYDLEILQRLDAPKPTDPNSKIVNLLKEALKLLRNKEPIVGGIGGGTFAAFFRKIGIPAVVWATLDETAHQPNEYAKIENIVEDAKVMAALSLL, from the coding sequence ATGGAAGTTCTTGACAAGGTAGCTAGGGAAATAGACTCCCTAAGAGATGAAATGGTCTCTACTTTAATTGAATTAATCAAGATCCCTGCAATTTCACCAGATTTTGGCGGAACTGGAGAATATGATAAGGCCGAAAAGTTGCTGGAGATTTTAAGAAGCTTGCCTTTTGACAAGGTTGAGACCTTTAATGCTCCAGATCCCAGGGCTAAAAATGGCGTTAGGCCAAACATAGTAGCCTATTACTATGGGGAAAGTGATGAAAGGTTGTGGATTCTGAGCCACCTTGATGTAGTTCCTCCTGGGGAAGGTTGGACTGTTACTGAACCCTTTAAGCCGATTGTTAAAGATGGAAAAGTTTATGGTAGGGGCTCTGAAGACAACGGACAGGCTATAGTTTCATCACTCTACGCTGTCAAAGCCCTAATGGATCTTGGCATTAGACCCAAGAGAACGGTAGTTCTTGCTTTTGTTAGTGACGAAGAAACAGGAAGCAAATATGGAATTGAATGGCTGATAAAAAACCATCCAGAATTATTTAAGAAAGATGACCTTGTCCTCGTTCCAGATGGTGGGAATTCGGAAGGAACGTTCATTGAGGTTGCGGAGAAGAGTATATTATGGATGAAGATCAAGGTAAAAGGTAAGCAAGCTCATGCAAGCATGCCTCACAAGGGTATAAATGCTCACAGAATAGCTTCCGAGCTTTTAGTATCCCTGGATAAATTCCTACATGAGAAGTACTCTAAGAGGGATCAACTCTACGATCCTCCTGAGAGCACCTTTGAACCTACGATGGTCAATAATCCAGCCGGATCGCCAAACGTGATCCCAGGAGAGCATGAGTTCGTCTTCGATTGTAGGGTTCTTCCAGATTATAGTCTAGATGAGATAATAGGGGATGTTAGGAAGATCTGTACTGAAATAACTGAAAAGTACAAAGCTAGCTATGATCTCGAGATTCTTCAAAGATTAGATGCTCCAAAGCCAACGGATCCAAACAGTAAGATAGTGAATTTGCTTAAGGAAGCCTTAAAGTTGCTTAGAAATAAGGAACCTATAGTGGGTGGGATAGGCGGGGGAACCTTTGCTGCATTCTTCAGGAAGATCGGTATACCTGCGGTAGTGTGGGCTACCTTGGATGAGACAGCTCACCAGCCAAATGAGTACGCTAAGATAGAGAACATAGTTGAGGATGCAAAGGTAATGGCAGCTCTCTCCCTTCTTTGA
- a CDS encoding phosphoadenosine phosphosulfate reductase family protein, whose translation MRKKGPVVLGKFWIYWCEKCNVPLIGDTCSIHGKDSVFKITLTPPGDVRFAFPKDIELIREVFREHYGVDLGELLEGKIVLLNKIPGEDDSYEIIFDGFIFGIISFNPRKLKWKPGLKEEGAKLLWEKFGKSLKKWVIIDRGAVEPVKNGANVLPVGVIEAEESIRRGDEVIVVSEDGEVVGVGIAKKDYNELINPQARGTGVKMKRKSKGSGKRLNGRKATIKDVIKANSAELEKKVREARNFMRSVAEKFKLPVAVAFSGGKDSLAVLGLAMEEFNNFTVFFNNTGIEFPETVEYVMKLREKYKNLNFIIADAGDAFWRAINIFSPPGMDYRWCCKVTKLGPITLAIRKHFPNGVLMFVGQRKFESFKRYKQGRVWKNKWVPNEIGAAPIFHWTALEVWLYIFSRGLEYNPLYEKGIDRIGCFLCPSQSLAEIQRLKEEKPELWEKWYRELEKWRKRLGLPREWIEYGFWRWRRVGRREKVLAKELGVEIPEERSWEVIKFDIKEEEGKYIVRPSTKLNLTRIREVAPILGNVEEGDNYLKAGENIFDKDKNVIISPSLEEAYSSVLLLKRAYECVGCGVCITSCPEEAIELDEKRKKIVVSLEKCTHCRECMNVCPLVVIKGVDNIL comes from the coding sequence GTGAGGAAGAAGGGACCTGTAGTCTTAGGTAAATTTTGGATATATTGGTGCGAGAAATGTAACGTTCCCTTAATAGGAGATACGTGTAGCATACACGGAAAAGATAGTGTGTTCAAAATCACTCTAACACCCCCAGGAGACGTTAGGTTCGCTTTCCCTAAGGATATAGAACTAATCAGAGAAGTCTTTAGGGAGCACTATGGAGTTGACTTGGGAGAGCTACTTGAAGGGAAAATAGTTTTACTCAACAAAATTCCTGGAGAAGATGACAGCTACGAGATAATATTTGATGGCTTTATATTTGGGATAATCTCCTTTAATCCCAGGAAATTAAAATGGAAGCCAGGATTAAAAGAGGAAGGGGCAAAACTTTTGTGGGAAAAATTTGGTAAATCCCTTAAGAAGTGGGTAATTATAGATAGAGGGGCCGTAGAACCTGTGAAAAATGGTGCTAATGTCCTTCCCGTTGGAGTGATAGAAGCGGAAGAGAGCATAAGGAGAGGGGATGAGGTTATAGTAGTTTCTGAGGATGGGGAAGTTGTTGGAGTTGGAATAGCAAAAAAGGATTATAATGAGTTAATTAATCCCCAAGCGAGAGGAACTGGCGTTAAGATGAAAAGAAAGAGTAAGGGAAGTGGAAAACGATTAAATGGGAGAAAAGCAACCATTAAAGATGTTATCAAAGCAAATTCAGCCGAATTAGAAAAGAAAGTTAGAGAAGCAAGGAATTTTATGAGAAGCGTTGCTGAGAAGTTTAAGCTCCCAGTGGCAGTAGCATTTTCTGGGGGAAAGGATAGCTTAGCTGTTTTAGGTCTAGCAATGGAAGAATTTAACAATTTTACAGTCTTTTTTAACAATACTGGAATAGAGTTTCCAGAGACCGTGGAATACGTGATGAAGCTGAGGGAGAAGTATAAAAACTTAAACTTCATAATAGCAGATGCTGGTGACGCATTTTGGAGGGCTATTAATATCTTTTCTCCTCCCGGAATGGATTACAGATGGTGTTGCAAAGTAACCAAGCTCGGGCCAATAACTTTAGCAATAAGGAAGCACTTTCCTAATGGAGTTTTGATGTTCGTTGGTCAAAGAAAGTTTGAAAGCTTCAAGCGATATAAGCAAGGTAGGGTCTGGAAGAATAAGTGGGTTCCGAATGAAATAGGGGCTGCTCCGATCTTCCATTGGACGGCCTTAGAGGTATGGCTTTATATCTTTTCGAGAGGCTTAGAGTACAATCCCCTTTATGAGAAGGGAATAGATAGAATAGGCTGTTTTCTATGTCCGAGCCAATCGCTAGCTGAAATCCAAAGGTTAAAAGAAGAGAAACCAGAACTCTGGGAAAAATGGTATAGAGAACTAGAAAAATGGAGGAAAAGACTTGGCCTACCAAGGGAGTGGATAGAGTATGGCTTTTGGCGGTGGAGAAGGGTAGGGAGAAGGGAGAAGGTCTTAGCTAAAGAGCTAGGAGTTGAAATCCCAGAAGAGCGGAGCTGGGAAGTGATCAAGTTTGATATTAAAGAAGAGGAAGGTAAGTACATAGTAAGACCTTCAACGAAGTTAAATCTTACTAGGATCCGTGAAGTTGCTCCAATTCTTGGTAATGTGGAGGAGGGGGATAATTATCTAAAGGCTGGAGAGAATATCTTTGATAAAGATAAGAACGTAATTATCTCTCCTTCCCTTGAGGAGGCATATTCATCGGTGTTGTTATTAAAAAGGGCTTATGAGTGTGTTGGGTGTGGGGTGTGCATCACAAGCTGTCCGGAAGAAGCTATAGAGCTTGATGAAAAGAGAAAAAAGATCGTTGTTTCATTAGAGAAGTGTACACACTGTAGGGAATGCATGAATGTTTGTCCATTGGTTGTGATCAAAGGTGTTGACAATATCCTTTGA
- a CDS encoding CBS domain-containing protein: MAPKILVEQIVKRKAVVVKPTDSVHKVAKVLSKNKVGSAVVMDKGEVLGVVTERDILDKVVAKGKDPKEVKVEEIMTKNPVKIEYDYDVQDAIELMTEKGVRRILVTKFGKPIGFVTATDLLAALASQNNEEEEKEEEEPQVYGICELCGQYGPLYKVYYEGHEIWVCENCKDLIEGK, translated from the coding sequence ATGGCACCAAAGATACTAGTGGAGCAGATCGTCAAAAGGAAAGCTGTAGTTGTCAAACCGACAGATAGCGTTCATAAAGTTGCCAAGGTCTTATCAAAGAATAAAGTCGGAAGCGCTGTCGTAATGGATAAGGGTGAAGTTTTGGGAGTGGTAACTGAGAGAGATATCTTAGACAAGGTAGTCGCTAAGGGAAAAGATCCAAAAGAGGTTAAAGTAGAGGAGATTATGACAAAGAATCCAGTTAAAATAGAGTACGACTATGATGTTCAGGATGCAATTGAATTAATGACGGAAAAAGGCGTTAGAAGGATTCTTGTGACGAAGTTTGGGAAGCCAATAGGATTTGTCACCGCAACGGATCTCTTGGCGGCCTTAGCCTCTCAGAATAATGAAGAGGAGGAAAAAGAGGAAGAAGAACCCCAAGTTTACGGAATATGTGAGCTATGCGGTCAATATGGTCCCCTATACAAGGTATACTACGAAGGCCATGAAATATGGGTCTGTGAGAACTGCAAGGATTTAATAGAAGGTAAGTAA
- the radA gene encoding DNA repair and recombination protein RadA, whose amino-acid sequence MMIMVKKGSDPEVVEIDEIEGLGLELEEESTTSKKKKKEKEIKSIEDLPGVGPATAEKLREAGFDTLEAIAVASPIELKEVAGISEGAALKIIQAARKAANLGTFMRADEYLKKRESIGRISTGSKSLDKLLGGGIETQAITEVFGEFGSGKCFARDTEVYYENDTVPHMESIEEMYSKYASMNGELPFDNGYAVPLDNVFVYTLDIASGEIKKTRASYIYREKVEKLIEIKLSSGYSLKVTPSHPVLLFRDGLQWVPAAEVKPGDVVVGVREEVLRRRIISKGELEFHEVSSVRIIDYNNWVYDLVIPETHNFIAPNGLVLHNTQLAHTLAVMVQLPPEEGGLNGSVIWIDTENTFRPERIREIAKNRGLDPDEVLKHIYVARAFNSNHQMLLVQQAEDKIKELLNTDKPVKLLIVDSLTSHFRSEYIGRGALAERQQKLAKHLADLHRLANLYEIAVFVTNQVQARPDAFFGDPTRPIGGHILAHSATLRVYLRKGKGGKRVARLIDAPHLPEGEAVFRITEKGIED is encoded by the coding sequence GTGATGATCATGGTTAAGAAAGGGAGCGATCCTGAGGTTGTTGAGATAGATGAGATTGAGGGACTTGGATTGGAACTTGAAGAGGAGTCAACTACCTCTAAAAAGAAAAAGAAGGAGAAAGAGATAAAGAGTATTGAGGATCTTCCAGGAGTGGGTCCTGCTACTGCTGAAAAGCTTAGGGAGGCGGGATTTGATACTCTAGAGGCTATAGCGGTTGCATCCCCTATAGAACTTAAAGAGGTTGCGGGAATCAGTGAAGGGGCAGCCCTTAAGATAATTCAAGCGGCGAGGAAGGCTGCTAATCTCGGGACGTTCATGAGAGCTGACGAGTACCTAAAGAAGAGGGAAAGCATTGGAAGGATCTCAACTGGAAGCAAAAGTTTAGATAAATTACTTGGTGGAGGTATAGAGACCCAGGCGATAACGGAAGTCTTTGGGGAGTTCGGTAGTGGGAAGTGCTTTGCTAGGGATACCGAAGTTTATTATGAAAACGATACGGTACCACACATGGAATCAATTGAGGAGATGTATAGTAAATACGCCTCGATGAATGGGGAATTACCATTCGATAATGGTTACGCAGTTCCATTAGATAATGTCTTTGTGTACACGTTGGACATCGCTAGTGGTGAAATTAAGAAAACGAGGGCTTCATACATCTATCGCGAGAAGGTTGAGAAGCTCATTGAGATAAAACTATCCAGTGGATACTCCCTTAAGGTTACTCCCTCTCACCCAGTTCTCCTCTTTAGAGATGGCCTGCAATGGGTCCCCGCTGCTGAAGTTAAACCTGGAGATGTTGTTGTTGGTGTTAGGGAAGAGGTACTGAGAAGAAGAATAATATCCAAAGGAGAACTTGAATTCCATGAGGTTTCCTCGGTAAGGATAATAGATTACAATAACTGGGTCTACGACCTTGTAATTCCGGAAACCCACAACTTCATAGCTCCCAATGGACTTGTTCTCCATAATACTCAGCTAGCCCATACCCTTGCGGTAATGGTCCAATTACCCCCAGAAGAAGGAGGATTAAATGGCTCGGTAATTTGGATTGACACTGAAAACACCTTCAGACCTGAGAGGATTAGAGAGATTGCGAAGAATAGGGGATTAGATCCTGACGAAGTATTAAAGCACATCTACGTTGCTAGGGCATTTAATAGCAATCATCAAATGCTGCTAGTTCAGCAGGCCGAGGATAAGATAAAAGAGTTACTGAACACGGATAAGCCCGTCAAGTTGCTAATAGTGGATTCCCTCACGAGCCACTTTAGAAGTGAATATATAGGTAGAGGGGCATTAGCTGAGAGACAGCAGAAGTTGGCTAAGCATTTAGCCGATCTACATAGGTTGGCGAACCTTTATGAGATAGCTGTCTTTGTAACGAACCAAGTTCAGGCCAGGCCTGATGCTTTCTTTGGAGATCCAACGAGACCCATAGGTGGGCATATCTTGGCGCATAGTGCAACCTTGAGGGTCTACTTAAGGAAGGGTAAGGGAGGAAAGAGGGTAGCTAGGTTAATAGATGCACCACACCTTCCTGAGGGAGAGGCCGTTTTCAGGATAACGGAGAAGGGAATTGAAGATTAG
- a CDS encoding DUF998 domain-containing protein — MKILGIIGPGISVGGILISYLIHRDWWGITENAISDLGRIGLPYNWVMNISLILGSVCLIIYGAWRFKKSKDIGWLLYMLGSVFLGLIGIFPEGTNLHYEVSWGFFVSMFLAILLLSISFLIRGNKLGIVGLMLFLLGVPLALWSLKKFEGVAVAETISIVVFLIWHYLMLGDA, encoded by the coding sequence ATGAAAATCCTTGGTATCATTGGCCCTGGGATAAGCGTAGGTGGTATCCTAATCTCTTATCTTATCCATAGAGATTGGTGGGGAATCACCGAAAACGCAATAAGTGACCTTGGGAGGATCGGGCTTCCTTATAACTGGGTTATGAATATTTCCCTTATCCTCGGGAGTGTATGCCTGATAATCTATGGAGCTTGGAGGTTCAAGAAATCCAAAGATATTGGATGGCTTTTGTATATGTTGGGATCAGTATTCCTCGGATTGATAGGAATATTTCCTGAGGGAACGAATCTCCATTATGAAGTAAGCTGGGGATTTTTTGTTTCAATGTTCTTGGCTATCCTCCTTCTCTCGATTTCATTCCTAATTAGAGGGAATAAGCTTGGAATCGTAGGATTAATGCTTTTTCTTCTTGGGGTACCGCTCGCCTTATGGTCATTAAAGAAGTTTGAGGGAGTTGCTGTTGCTGAAACAATTTCAATTGTAGTATTCCTTATTTGGCACTACTTAATGCTAGGAGATGCCTAG
- a CDS encoding RlmF-related methyltransferase encodes MIKWRDGKLGLPIKEAVELFPELKNFLDEKGRLDFSNREARILYNKAVAKVLFDLDIEYHPKGLVTPPISRYIFLKTFLRGGEKVLEIGTGHTALMSLIAEKVFKCDVTATELDNEFYSYAKLNIARNNSRIKLLKSSGGIIRGVVPRGERFDVIFSAPPYYEKHSGGVLTEREALGGGKFGEEFSIKLLNEALDYLNAGGKVALFLPHKRDLLNAIKMKGIRLGYEVRDILFKVGTRKRHSLILTV; translated from the coding sequence ATGATCAAATGGAGAGATGGTAAGCTTGGCCTTCCAATTAAGGAAGCTGTTGAGCTTTTTCCAGAACTTAAGAACTTCTTAGATGAAAAGGGGAGGCTTGATTTCTCGAATAGGGAAGCACGAATACTTTACAACAAGGCCGTTGCGAAAGTACTATTTGATCTTGATATTGAATATCATCCAAAAGGTCTTGTAACACCTCCAATATCGAGGTATATATTCTTAAAAACGTTTTTGAGAGGTGGAGAAAAGGTTCTCGAGATAGGCACAGGGCATACGGCCTTAATGTCCCTAATTGCCGAGAAGGTATTCAAGTGCGATGTTACGGCCACAGAATTAGATAATGAATTCTACAGTTATGCTAAGCTGAACATAGCCAGGAATAACTCCAGGATTAAGTTGCTAAAGAGTTCGGGCGGTATAATTAGGGGCGTCGTTCCTCGAGGTGAGAGGTTCGACGTAATATTTTCGGCCCCTCCCTATTATGAAAAACATAGTGGGGGAGTATTGACTGAGAGGGAAGCATTAGGTGGAGGTAAATTTGGGGAGGAGTTCTCCATAAAATTGCTTAATGAGGCCCTAGATTATTTAAATGCTGGTGGAAAAGTTGCACTATTCCTGCCGCACAAAAGGGATTTATTAAATGCAATTAAGATGAAGGGAATAAGGTTGGGTTATGAAGTAAGGGATATTTTATTCAAAGTTGGAACGAGAAAGAGACATAGCCTAATCCTAACAGTTTGA